One stretch of Passer domesticus isolate bPasDom1 chromosome 2, bPasDom1.hap1, whole genome shotgun sequence DNA includes these proteins:
- the CYSLTR2 gene encoding cysteinyl leukotriene receptor 2 has translation MEMLAQTMNISEVALNGSFTDSSSNCTIDGFKQVIYPITYIFIFFPGAVGNSLSIYVFFQTSQRTSINIYMQNLAISDLMFVSTLPFRASYFLLGSHWIFGDILCRIMTYTLYMNMYCSIYFLTVLSVVRFIAIVHPFKHAKVTNMKCARITCVAIWIFVLVAASPLLNKGIAGYRNPDKCLDLHPSSTHRLLMMNSFVLVVGFILPFCTIVFCYVFAIRALLKSSSLQSRRAVCHRKALLTIVITLILSLICFLPYHILRTVHLMYSSCSQASLHKALVVTLCLAATNSCLDPFLYYFAAENFKAKIRSLCCW, from the coding sequence ATGGAGATGCTGGCTCAGACTATGAATATTTCCGAGGTGGCACTAAATGGCAGCTTCACTGACAGCTCCTCCAACTGTACAATTGACGGCTTCAAACAAGTAATTTATCCCATCACGTATATCTTTATCTTCTTCCCGGGTGCTGTTGGAAACAGCCTTTCCATTTATGTTTTCTTCCAGACTTCGCAAAGGACCTCGATAAACATTTACATGCAGAACTTGGCTATTTCAGACCTCATGTTTGTGAGCACTTTGCCCTTTCGGGCCTCATATTTCCTCTTGGGATCGCATTGGATATTTGGTGACATCCTCTGCAGGATCATGACTTACACCTTGTACATGAATATGTACTGCAGCATTTATTTCCTCACCGTGCTCAGCGTGGTTCGTTTCATAGCCATTGTCCACCCATTCAAACATGCAAAAGTGACCAACATGAAGTGTGCCAGGATCACCTGTGTGGCCATATGGATCTTTGTGCTGGTAGCTGCCAGCCCTCTCTTAAACAAGGGAATCGCTGGCTACAGAAACCCAGACAAATGCTTGGACCTCCACCCCTCCAGCACGCACAGGCTCCTCATGATGAACAGCTTTGTCCTCGTCGTGGGCTTCATTCTGCCCTTCTGCACCATTGTGTTCTGCTATGTCTTTGCCATCAGAGCGCTGCTCAAGTCCAGTTCtttgcagagcaggagggcagTCTGTCACAGGAAGGCGCTGTTAACCATTGTCATCACTCTCATCCTCTCCCTCATCTGTTTCCTGCCCTATCACATCCTGAGAACTGTCCACCTGATgtacagcagctgcagccaggccagcctgcaCAAGGCGCTGGTGGTCACTCTCTGCCTCGCTGCCACAAACAGCTGCCTCGATCCCTTCCTCTATTACTTTGCCGCTGaaaatttcaaagcaaaaatCAGAAGTTTGTGCTGCTGGTAG